TCTTATCTTCCTCTGTACCGGGGAAGTACACGCCTTTCTGATATGGTAGGTACGAGGTAACGGAAGCTTTGGAGAGTTGAAGAGCATTTGCGGTTGAGAGTATGGAGTTTTTGTAGTCTTGTGTTTCTCGATACTCCTCAAAGGTATCCTGTACCTTCTCCGCCACATCCGACTCATACACACCGGCCGTGATGAGTAGCTTTCGTACTTTGATAGGGTTTAAGTTCAGCGCATCGCCGATGGCCTGCAAAGACATCTCAGAATCATAAAGCGCCACAGCCGCATCCATCTGCTCTTTCAGATTCTTCACGGCATCGTACTCCGGCTTCAACTTCTTCCGACCACCGCCGGGTTTTCTTGTCTTCTTCATTTTACTCATGCAGCTCTAGCGGCAGTCCATCCGGGTCATGGAAGAAAGTCATCTTTTTTCCGGTATAATCATCGACTCGAATCGGCTCACATTCAATGCCAACTTCTGCCAGTTCATTCACCGTCTGCTCCACGCTATCCACGCAGAACGCAAGATGACGCAGGCCACAGGCCTCCGGGCGGTTCACACGCTTCGGCGGATTTTCCTCAGCGAAAATCTCCAGCTCTGTGTACTCGTTAACACGAAGATCCAGCTTCCAGTCTTTACGCTCTGGGCGATAGTTTTCCCTGATGACAGAGAAGCCCAGCTTGTTCACATAGAAATCCTTTGCGGCTTCGTAGTCAGATACGATGATTGCAATGTGGTGTATTTTAGATAAGTTCATTATTCTCACACTCCTTTTTTATTTTCGTTATAAACTATATAGCTACCTTCAAAATATACCGTGTGAACTCCTAGAGTTCAGTTTGTCCACACGGCATTTATTTTTTCTTGTGTTCTTGTTTATTTCAGTTTTTCAAGGATCTCATCCGCGCTCATACCGCTGGCCAGCAACTTCTTCAGCACTGCTTCAGCTTCAGCCTTCTTAGCTTCTTCAGCGGTCTTAGCATCTGCCTTTGCCTTCTTCGCTTCCAGCGTTGCCACTTCTTTTTCGACCTTCTTCAGAGCAGTCTTCTTCTCTTTCAGATCAGCCTTCAAAGTGTCAATGTTTGCGGTGATGGATGCAATCTCAGCAGTCAGGGAAGTGATAGATTCCTGTTTCTCCGCGATTTAGGATGCGTAGTCTTTGGTGATATTGGTTTTGGGACGGTTTTTGCTGCCTTTCGTTCTTGGCATGGTGATAACCTCTTTCCTTTTTAATAGTTTAAGTATAGAACTATGTGGAATAACGGATACAATATTACTGTTGAGCCGCTGGCAATTCCATAACATTTAAGTATTTATATAGTTCATATAATCGCTCTAATGCGGTATCATAAAGCCGTCGATAATCTTGAAAATCAGTCAATCCAAATGTGCTTAATATATTCTGCTTTCTCTGCTCAATATTTTCTTGCGGTAGCAAATGCGCAAAGCAAATTCTTAAATCATTCAGTGAGTACAACGGGCCTATAATTTTCTTTGCTTTTTTCTTCATCCTCAACACAAGCAATAATTCCCTGTAAAAGTTTTCTTGTCTGTGTTGAATTATTCGGTAATGTTCCGTTCAACTTTTTATATAGTGATCTCAATCCATCTCCACTAATACCCTCGTTTAACAAACCATCTAACAATATCATGTTTTCACGAAGTTCACTTTCAGAATAGTTAAGCGGCTTTCGGATTCGATTTGCCGATAACTCACATTCATTTTCCAAATGGAATAAATCTATCCCATATATATTTTTTACTCTTTGGTAAAATAGATTTCTAAGGGATATAATTCTTTTTTCAATAATTGGTTCACTAAATACACAGTTTAATTGTGCCTGATATAACTCCGTATCAACAATACAATGGTCTGATGGAATATTATATGATTTCAACCATAATACTGCTCTGTCATCCTTGTCAATTTCGTCCAAATCTCCAAGGAATAGAATCACCTTATCATTTTTATTAATTCCAAATGGAATATTCCACTCGTACTGATACCCACCAGTTCCTTTTTCCGCTATGGTTCCATAGCTTTCCGAAAAGAAATTCAGTTCATAGTCACTATCATTATAAAATATGCCCAAAACCTTTCTGTCAAAAAAGACAGGACAGGAAAAGCCTTCTGGATGAGTTGGATCAAGGTCAATGCCCAATCCAGGAATACTCAAATCTCGTGAATCATATTTATAGTCTGCATCTTCCGCCCACTCAAAACGGTGATCACCTTTCATCGTGATTCGACATGCATTCTGATTTCTTTTTTCCAGTTGAAAATATGCTCTATACAATTCTTGCGGAATATCTGGGCATAAGCATTTTCTTCCACAATTGTTGCACCCCATTATGGGACAATCAACAACTTCTATATGATAATTTCCAATATCAACAGTTACCGTTTCTAATTTCATTTCACGGCGTGCCCCACAAGAACAATCTGCGCCAGTAATTTCCCGCATTGCCACAGGATCATTGTACACTTTCTCAAATTCAGCCAAATCTTTGTATTTGAAATACATCGCCGTCTCCCTTTCCATTTTCATCACATCTTCGCCGATCATAAGGTCGTTGCCTGCTGCTCACCACGAAGAGGTGTGTGATTATTACGAGCAGCGTAGGGAGCTACCGCTCCCAGTAGATCACAATTTCAGCCAGTTTTACAGACGCTTTCTTGCCTTCATCGTCGCATAGTACACCAATCCACCTACTACTCCACCGACTGTGTTGTAGAATATGTCTGATAGTTGGAATGTTCCTAGCCGTAGCAGTAGCTGTAGCATCTCTATGCTTATCGAAAAGATAAATGCTATCTTTCCGCTATTGCACAGTATCTTCTTCCAGCCGTTTCCTATCTTTTCTTCGAATGTCCACATCGCTACAGCTGAAAACGGCACCATCATAATTACGTTCTCGATGCACTCGGTGGTCAGCTTCTGTTCGCCATTCACAGTCTCCCAGAAGCCCCAGCCACCCATGACATCGGATAAAGGATTCATCCAAAGATTGCGGTTTAACAGAGTTCGGAACAGAATAAGTGAAGTCACAAAGGCCAGGAAGAACAGTTTCCGAAAGAACACACTCTCCTTGAACTTCTGATACCATGTCACTATGGCATTCTTCCAACCTTTGCCGGCTTCGGTAGGTTCATAAGCATAAAGATAGAAAAACATGGCAAGGAAGGAAAGCAGGAGTGAAAAGCCAAACGGCTCATACAGAGCAGTCAGGACGTTTGTGAGGATCTTTCCGAGTAAATCAATCGTTTCTTTCATCGTCGTTTACAGATCACTAAACAGATCAGCCTTGTACCCACCGTTCTCCAGCATCTTCTTGAAACTGTTCTTTACAGCTGCGACATCTTCATGGTAGGTCATACCATACCATGTATCATTGGTTTTCAGAACCTTCACTGACATCTTTCCCTGATCCAGCAGTTCGCCGATGAAGATAGGAATCAGATACTCTGCTTTCAAAGGATTACCCGGCACTTCTTTCTCAAAGAACTCCTTGAAGCCCTCCTCCAGCACATCCAAGAAATCTGGTGTCAATCCCCACATGTTCATAGAAACCAGAGAATTTACATCAACAGCCACACCGTCTGCTTCTGCTCCATCTGTGGTCTTCACGATGTTCTTGGTCTCCACAACCTCAGTCAAGTTTCCATTCTCATCCATCTTGCAGATACCACGAGTCACACCACCGTTATCTGACAGAGTGTTCTTCAGAACGAAACCAGCCATGCAGGACTTGCCGCCATTCACCAGATACTCATGGACTGCCTTAAATCCTTCCTTGCCGTAGTAATCGTCTGCATTAATGACGATAAACGTAGTCTTGATGACCTCCTTTGCCGCAAGCACAGCCTGACCGGTTCCCCACGGCTTTGTACGACCTTCCGGCAGAGTTCCCGGGATATCATTAATATCCTGGAAAGCGTAGTCTACAGTTACATTGTGAGAGGAACAAATGGAGGCAATGCGGTCACCAATAACCTCTTTGAACTCCTTCTCGATATCCTTACGGATAATAAATACTACATGGTTGAAGCCTGCTTCAATCGCATCATGGATTGAGTAGTCCATGATGATATGTCCAGCATCATCCACTGGCTCCAACTGCTTGATTCCTGTTCCAAAACGGCTGCCGATTCCGGCGGCCATGATAAGTAATGTTGTTTTCATAACTCTCTCCTTACTGTGCTCGTGCTGCTTTTATCGGACACACTTTAATACATTGGTAGCACCGCACGCATTTACTTTCATCAATTTGTGGATATTCAAAGCCTTCTTCGTCCTCGACCATAGAAATAGCCTCTTTCGGACAGATGGCATAACAAGCCGTACATCCACAGCATTCTTCTTTTCTTTTATATAATATTGGAATCTCTCTTTCCACCTTTTACCACCAACTTTTTAATTTTTCTCTTAATCTTTCTCAAAAGCAACTTAGCATCATTTTTTAGTCCGATGCCACCGTATTTCTTGGCAACATACTCAAACGATTTATTTTCAAAGTCACTCCAGAACTGCTCTCTATTATCTGGTTTTGGAAATGGAGCTTTAAGAGGCGGCTGCATACTGTCCTCTAGCTTTGTCTGCTTCCAAATCAGTCTCTTTTTTTACTTTTTCAAATATTTTTTCTCCAGCCTCATTATTTACTAGCACCAATGAAACGCCCTTGTTATCATCAAACTCTGGTGCGGCTTTTTCGATTCCCCAGTAATCTGCAATTGTAATATCTCCTGGATGTATTACAGACTTATAGGGACATTCATAGCAACTCGGCCGCAGCACGGTATGCCCATAGAAAAGTTCCTTGAATACCCGACTACTCGTAGACTTTCCATTTTCAAAACAAAGCGTTTCTACATGATCATGCCATCCAAAGTCTTTCTTATTTCGGAAGTCCACACTTGCAACTTTTGAATGCATTTTCTGCTCTTGCCAACGCAGATATGCCTCCCATATTTTTTTGCTTGGTACTCCGTGACAGACAATATCCACGCAGAACAAGTTATCATACTCTTTTCCAATGTGTTTTTTCAATCCTGCTACCTGACAGGAAGTTCCAGAAAAAAGTACACTTTTCTTAGCATCGAGATCTGTTTTGACACTTATAAATGTATCACCTAATTTACTCTGGATATATTTTGAGCCTCGCATTCGATTACGATCTTCCTCATTATCAGTGCGAATATGTACGGCATCAAATTCATCCGTCAAAACACACCCATAGACCACACCACCGTTGGATAAAACCTGATCCGAAAGAGCTGTAAAAATACCACCCGATCTGGAAGCTGCTCTTGTTGCTTCATCCTTATGTCTTACTGCATATACTTTAGGCTGCTTCCAATTCATTATGCCGCCCTCCTTTCGGAGTAATCAGCATAATCGAGGTTATTTAGTTCGTACCCCCCCCCTCAAAATTTTGATGAGTTTATTCTTTACTTTTGTCTTCATTGGAACTGTTCCATATTTCTTCATCACGAAATCAATTCCTTTCTTTTGATAATCGTTCCAGAATGCATCTCTTTGTTCAGACTTTTGAGTCGGCGCTTCAAGATTCGCCTGCCAACATTGTGTTGTATTGCTTAATCTATAATCCAAATTATCTCGAATCTTTTCAAACAATTCTTCACCCCGGTCAGTATGAATCAAGAACAGAGAATTACCATTAGGGTCATAAAAATCTGGAATAGTCTCTTCAATATGCCAGAAATCCCCAATGGTCATATCTGTTTTTCGTTCTGCCGTAGCATAAGGGCATTCATAACAAGACGGCCGTAACGCACACCGATTATAAAACACCTTAACATAATCTTTAAGCGGTCTCTCTGACCCGTTGACTTTCACGTAAGCTGTAGGCGATTTCCAACCATTGCGCTTGTCTTTGAAGGTAAGATAAGTTATCCTTCCATCCTTCTTTTGTATTGATTCTGCATATTCTCTCCACAGTTTCGGACTTGGAGAGCCGTGGCAGATAATGTCTACGATATGCACCCGATCACGGATTCCTTTTATTTCACTGAACTTCCGAAATCCATCTGATTGACATCCCATGCCAACAAAGAGCAATTCTTTATTTGGATTATCCATTAACCAATGATACGCTTCCTGGTAAATATCACCGGGCTTGCTCTGCATATATTTTGAGCCTTTTGCTCTTTCACGCTGCTTCTCATCCAGAATCATCTGGAATTCCACAGTATGATTCTCATAATTATAGACTGCAGCCACCACAGCATCTCCGCTTTTCAGAAAAGCATCCGAAAGTGCAGTAAATGCGCCACCAGAAGAACTGCTCATCAAGGCAGATTTGTCTTTTAACCTTCCTGCATATACTATTGTATCTATCAATTCCTCCATAAGCTGTTCCTCCTCTTATTATTTATTTTTAATTACAGTTTTGACCTTCTTCTATAGAACAACAAGAAATATAATCGTTACACATAAAATTGGCGCAATATATCTATAAATCGATTAAACTTCGAGCTTATCTACTACTCTCTAAAAAGCAGTAATAAGAATCGAATGGAGAATATTAAATCATGTGAAATACTCTCTTTAATCACAGCCAAGACCTATTTCCCAAGATGACTCTTTACTAATTTCATGCCAGATTTCAACATATCAACATTCGTCAGCACTGCGTAGATTGCTGTGATACAAAGTGCGATGAACTGAATCATCTTATTTTCACAATAGTATGTTCCCATCAGCATAGTACCAATTAGAATGCTTCCGATAATAATTGGCTTCCGAATTCGCATATGCACAGTCTTATTTACATCAATATAACGAATGATAAACATTGAAAAGAATGCAACCAGTGTAGATATTGATGCTGCAAAAATCTTAATTTTATTTATTAAAATCAAATTCACTGTAATATTGATTATAGCTGCAGAAATAGAAGTATAAGCAATCTTTTTTGCATTTTTCTGAGCTACATATATGCAACTATATAATCCGACGAGCACTCTAAAAAGCATTGCATACATCAAAATCAAGATTTGATCATATCCAGCGACATACTTCTCATTAATCAAAATCGGGAATACAAATGGCATACACGCAACAATGCCAAAGCATGCAGCTGCAAACAGTTTAAAAAGAGATGTCATTGTTTCCGTTAGAAATTCATCGCGATCCTCATCATCAAAATGTAATGATACTGTCTCCGTCCAGGACAAATTCAAGATATTATAAAAATTGATAAACACATTAGGAAACTTATTTGCTATAGAATAAATACCATTGGCAGCGGTTCCTAAAAAATGTGCAATTATAGTTCTATCCGACGCATTTACAACCCACCAAGCCAGATTATTGGGAATTAAAGGAATAGAATAAGCACCAACCCGTTTGAATACCGTCGGCCGAATACTCTTAACAGAAAAATACTCCCACGCTCTGGATGTAAACACCAAATACAACAACGTCAAAAACTGAGCTATCAGAGTGGACAAGAACAATCCTTGCAGCCCCATTTTCAAAATAGCCAGCGCAATGACATTTAAAACTGTTGTTGCCGAAGCGGATATAAACGATGCAATTGTATATTTAACACTATCTCCCAATCCTCTAACAAATTGAAGAAACAATGCCGTGTAGACATGCAACACCACATACAGCAACAAAAAATATGCATTTTGAATTTTCAAAAAAGGTTCTACACAAACAAAAAGAATAATGTAAATAATACTTTGTATTGTACTAGATAGTAACAGCGTAGAAAAGAGTTTTCCTTGTTCTTCTTTGTTTCCACGATAATCAAGCATAAATCGGAACAGTCCCTGATCCAACTGCCAGTTTACGAGTGGAAGTAATAATGTTGAATATGTGACCAATAAATCAAACGTGCCATACTCTTCCGTTGACAAAATTGCCGTATATAAAGGAAGAAGGAAAAAGCTAATACATTGTGTGCATAGTTTTCCCACTGTAAGTATAGCCGTATTTTTTGCTAATTCTGTGTTACGACTCATTAATATTATTCCTCATATAATTAAGTATTTTTTGACTGTGTAGAATTTTTCAGTTCTCAATATCTCAGTGAATGAGCCAAAGCTATAGGCACTTCACTGCGTCAGATACTAAAATGGCAACAGAAGGCTACTCGAAATTAACCTTCATTGATGTTCGTTTAACCATTCCTAGCGTATCTCCATTTCTCTATGGAAATATATCTTCCATATCCATCAAGAATATCATTGTCTCCAGAAATCCTAACTGCCTTTACCTATAACTATAGTGGCTATCAAGCGGGTGTCCTCCCCCATGGATACTATTCCTATCGACTCATTCCTTGGATTGTTGATTACTGACTCACTTTCCGTTTCAGACTTCACATGATTTAAGAGCGTCTATATATATCTTTTGTGATTCCTGCCTTTTTTTTTCGATTATAGTCTCGAATAATTCATAGCTATGTTGTTTGGTAATCAGGCTCTCAAATTCATCATATGTAGCTGTCAATGACAACATTGTCTCTTCTTTATGTGTCCACTCAAGTAAATCTTTCAATTTTTTTGAACAACTATAGATAGCGCACTTCTTATGATTCAACAATGTGAAAATCGTCCCATGGAATGTCGTTGTATAAACACACTCAGAAAAACGAATATATGAACTAAACTCCATCGGGTGACAGTTAATATTCAAATCACACCAGGACTGATACAAACATATCGATACAAGTTTTAAATTATTCTTTCTTGCATATCTTTTTATATATGCCTGATGTTCTTTAGGAACGCTATATGAATAAACAATCATATATTTATCTTTAATCTTACGTTCGTGCGGAAAATCAAATTCATTAATAGGCAGTAACATCGTAGGATCACAAACAATTTCTACTTGCTTTGCAACAAGTTTTCCAACAATATTCCTAGTATTTTCATCTCTTACACCCGCATACGTCATTTTTTCCAAGCACTCTCTAACCCATGGAAAATCATTATAATCCTTGAGTGCTGCCTGTCCTGCACTAGGTGCATATGCTATACAGCTTTTTTGCTCCACACCACCATAAAAAATCGGATTTTGAAATTGTGAAACCTTTATGTTCCAAATTTCATCACTACCTACTACTATACAATCTAAATCATCAGTATTTTTCTGAATATCAAATTCCTTTAATGCCTGAGTCATGCGCTTATAACGTGCACATA
Above is a window of Oscillospiraceae bacterium NTUH-002-81 DNA encoding:
- a CDS encoding VOC family protein — its product is MNLSKIHHIAIIVSDYEAAKDFYVNKLGFSVIRENYRPERKDWKLDLRVNEYTELEIFAEENPPKRVNRPEACGLRHLAFCVDSVEQTVNELAEVGIECEPIRVDDYTGKKMTFFHDPDGLPLELHE
- a CDS encoding polysaccharide pyruvyl transferase family protein → MKIGIVTPYDSANCGAYLQAYANKCFLEKNNHNVCFIQWRNEKQRKKEFFSKPKTIKELIRCIQRYPFLCARYKRMTQALKEFDIQKNTDDLDCIVVGSDEIWNIKVSQFQNPIFYGGVEQKSCIAYAPSAGQAALKDYNDFPWVRECLEKMTYAGVRDENTRNIVGKLVAKQVEIVCDPTMLLPINEFDFPHERKIKDKYMIVYSYSVPKEHQAYIKRYARKNNLKLVSICLYQSWCDLNINCHPMEFSSYIRFSECVYTTTFHGTIFTLLNHKKCAIYSCSKKLKDLLEWTHKEETMLSLTATYDEFESLITKQHSYELFETIIEKKRQESQKIYIDALKSCEV
- a CDS encoding Coenzyme F420 hydrogenase/dehydrogenase, beta subunit C-terminal domain — its product is MNWKQPKVYAVRHKDEATRAASRSGGIFTALSDQVLSNGGVVYGCVLTDEFDAVHIRTDNEEDRNRMRGSKYIQSKLGDTFISVKTDLDAKKSVLFSGTSCQVAGLKKHIGKEYDNLFCVDIVCHGVPSKKIWEAYLRWQEQKMHSKVASVDFRNKKDFGWHDHVETLCFENGKSTSSRVFKELFYGHTVLRPSCYECPYKSVIHPGDITIADYWGIEKAAPEFDDNKGVSLVLVNNEAGEKIFEKVKKETDLEADKARGQYAAAS
- a CDS encoding sugar phosphate nucleotidyltransferase; its protein translation is MKTTLLIMAAGIGSRFGTGIKQLEPVDDAGHIIMDYSIHDAIEAGFNHVVFIIRKDIEKEFKEVIGDRIASICSSHNVTVDYAFQDINDIPGTLPEGRTKPWGTGQAVLAAKEVIKTTFIVINADDYYGKEGFKAVHEYLVNGGKSCMAGFVLKNTLSDNGGVTRGICKMDENGNLTEVVETKNIVKTTDGAEADGVAVDVNSLVSMNMWGLTPDFLDVLEEGFKEFFEKEVPGNPLKAEYLIPIFIGELLDQGKMSVKVLKTNDTWYGMTYHEDVAAVKNSFKKMLENGGYKADLFSDL
- a CDS encoding 4Fe-4S binding protein; translation: MEREIPILYKRKEECCGCTACYAICPKEAISMVEDEEGFEYPQIDESKCVRCYQCIKVCPIKAARAQ
- a CDS encoding oligosaccharide flippase family protein, which encodes MSRNTELAKNTAILTVGKLCTQCISFFLLPLYTAILSTEEYGTFDLLVTYSTLLLPLVNWQLDQGLFRFMLDYRGNKEEQGKLFSTLLLSSTIQSIIYIILFVCVEPFLKIQNAYFLLLYVVLHVYTALFLQFVRGLGDSVKYTIASFISASATTVLNVIALAILKMGLQGLFLSTLIAQFLTLLYLVFTSRAWEYFSVKSIRPTVFKRVGAYSIPLIPNNLAWWVVNASDRTIIAHFLGTAANGIYSIANKFPNVFINFYNILNLSWTETVSLHFDDEDRDEFLTETMTSLFKLFAAACFGIVACMPFVFPILINEKYVAGYDQILILMYAMLFRVLVGLYSCIYVAQKNAKKIAYTSISAAIINITVNLILINKIKIFAASISTLVAFFSMFIIRYIDVNKTVHMRIRKPIIIGSILIGTMLMGTYYCENKMIQFIALCITAIYAVLTNVDMLKSGMKLVKSHLGK
- a CDS encoding VanZ family protein — encoded protein: MKETIDLLGKILTNVLTALYEPFGFSLLLSFLAMFFYLYAYEPTEAGKGWKNAIVTWYQKFKESVFFRKLFFLAFVTSLILFRTLLNRNLWMNPLSDVMGGWGFWETVNGEQKLTTECIENVIMMVPFSAVAMWTFEEKIGNGWKKILCNSGKIAFIFSISIEMLQLLLRLGTFQLSDIFYNTVGGVVGGLVYYATMKARKRL
- a CDS encoding Coenzyme F420 hydrogenase/dehydrogenase, beta subunit C-terminal domain — its product is MEELIDTIVYAGRLKDKSALMSSSSGGAFTALSDAFLKSGDAVVAAVYNYENHTVEFQMILDEKQRERAKGSKYMQSKPGDIYQEAYHWLMDNPNKELLFVGMGCQSDGFRKFSEIKGIRDRVHIVDIICHGSPSPKLWREYAESIQKKDGRITYLTFKDKRNGWKSPTAYVKVNGSERPLKDYVKVFYNRCALRPSCYECPYATAERKTDMTIGDFWHIEETIPDFYDPNGNSLFLIHTDRGEELFEKIRDNLDYRLSNTTQCWQANLEAPTQKSEQRDAFWNDYQKKGIDFVMKKYGTVPMKTKVKNKLIKILRGGVRTK